The following are from one region of the Chiloscyllium punctatum isolate Juve2018m chromosome 46, sChiPun1.3, whole genome shotgun sequence genome:
- the LOC140468203 gene encoding kinetochore protein Spc24-like: MEAQMQEFKALAGEMSIILSGSHGEVLLQKAMMNKAKTLNRYLEFERSVKQLLTEIQQTREKVALKVIEIGEEQQKSFLEVQKIQEQWKNSQQQYIQKEAELKLLQQDLEELERTEKEITKIEEEVAEDTTVIIPSTKYLAHIFHKVTKIIWDYDSDPSLVKGVHFGTDIAHPINIDSTKHSESFICDYLWNLLSTDW; the protein is encoded by the exons ATGGAGGCCCAGATGCAAGAATTTAAGGCGTTAGCTGGAGAAATGTCGATTATCCTCTCAGGCTCTCATGGGGAAGTGCTGTTGCAGAAAGCCATGATGAATAAAGCAAAAACTTTGAATAGATACCTGGAATTTGAAAGATCAGTGAAGCAACTGCTTACAG AAATACAACAGACACGGGAGAAGGTGGCACTGAAAGTTATAGAGATTGGAGAAGAACAACAGAAAAGCTTTCTGGAGGTGCAGAAGATTCAGGAACAGTGGAAAAATAGTCAACAGCAGTACATTCAGAAAGAAGCAGAATTAAA ACTTTTACAGCAAGATCTGGAGGAGCTTGAAAGGACTGAGAAAGAAAtaaccaaaatagaggaagaggTAGCTGAAGACACAACAGTAATTATTCCTTCTACCAA GTACTTGGCTCACATTTTCCATAAGGTCACTAAGATCATTTGGGACTATGACAGCGATCCATCTCTTGTGAAAGGTG TTCATTTTGGGACAGATATAGCACATCCCATTAACATAGACTCTACCAAGCACTCTGAGAGTTTCATCTGTGATTATCTGTGGAACCTGTTGAGCACGGATTGGTAA